Proteins from a genomic interval of Cupriavidus sp. WKF15:
- a CDS encoding TetR/AcrR family transcriptional regulator — MNEFVQGGAESAPAPEPALSAAQKRIHSAAMKLFAEMDMTRVSISDLAVAAGVARGTVYNNLGDTEGLFEQVAAQLVREMTIRVTQSLAGTDDLALRLALGIRHYLRRAHEEPHWGRFLNRFGFSSASLQTLWSTDPIQNLSEGIEAGRYRITREQLPSAVAMLAGTVIAAMLPVLEGHRTWREIGADTAELLLVALGIARDEAKVLANSDLPPLLTLDK, encoded by the coding sequence ATGAACGAATTTGTTCAAGGCGGAGCCGAGTCCGCCCCGGCACCCGAACCCGCCCTCAGTGCGGCCCAGAAGCGCATTCACAGCGCGGCGATGAAGCTGTTTGCAGAGATGGATATGACCCGGGTGAGCATCAGCGATCTGGCCGTCGCGGCCGGCGTCGCGCGCGGCACGGTCTACAACAACCTGGGCGACACGGAGGGTTTATTCGAGCAGGTAGCGGCGCAGTTGGTGCGCGAGATGACGATCCGGGTCACCCAAAGCCTCGCGGGCACGGACGACCTCGCCTTGCGCCTGGCCCTCGGCATCCGCCATTACCTTCGACGCGCCCATGAGGAACCGCACTGGGGGCGCTTCCTGAACCGCTTCGGATTCAGTAGTGCTTCACTTCAGACGCTGTGGTCGACCGACCCTATCCAGAATCTCAGTGAGGGCATCGAAGCCGGCCGCTACCGGATTACACGCGAACAACTGCCTTCGGCGGTGGCCATGCTGGCCGGAACGGTGATCGCCGCCATGCTACCGGTGCTCGAAGGCCACCGAACCTGGCGAGAGATCGGCGCGGATACGGCGGAATTGCTGCTTGTAGCCTTGGGAATTGCGCGCGACGAGGCAAAGGTTCTGGCGAATTCCGATTTGCCGCCGCTGCTGACACTGGATAAGTGA
- a CDS encoding AraC family transcriptional regulator yields MSDPLSEIVRLLHPQAVFANLISGKGNWAVRYSEFGKPSFCIMLEGSCRLAVDGHEPTTLSAGDFVLLPTTPGFTISSFAPAPPAYMDPNQVREGRGELRYGEQTGQPDMRSLGGSFLFDCADPGLLVSLLPKVVHVQGSTRLSQLVQMVGEESADKKPGNEFMRSRLVEMLLVEAMRSTTSGSAPPGLLRGLGDERLAAALKQMHAHIDQSWSVAQLATIAALSRSSFFERFTRTVGVAPMEYLLSWRMEIAKELLRRDELSVSEIAERIGYGSTSAFSVAFTRHVGQPPSHYARAV; encoded by the coding sequence ATGAGTGACCCTCTCTCCGAAATCGTCCGACTGCTGCATCCGCAGGCCGTGTTCGCCAACCTGATCAGCGGCAAGGGCAATTGGGCGGTGCGCTACTCCGAGTTCGGCAAGCCCAGCTTCTGCATCATGCTGGAAGGCAGTTGTCGGCTGGCCGTGGATGGACACGAGCCGACGACGCTCAGCGCCGGAGATTTCGTGCTGCTCCCCACCACGCCGGGCTTTACGATATCCAGCTTCGCCCCAGCGCCCCCGGCCTACATGGACCCCAACCAAGTGCGGGAGGGGCGGGGCGAATTGCGGTATGGCGAGCAGACAGGCCAACCCGACATGCGCTCATTGGGTGGTTCGTTCTTGTTCGACTGCGCCGATCCGGGTCTGCTGGTGTCGCTGCTGCCGAAAGTGGTGCACGTGCAAGGTTCGACGCGGCTGTCGCAGCTAGTGCAGATGGTGGGCGAGGAGTCCGCGGATAAAAAACCAGGCAATGAGTTCATGCGCTCCCGGCTGGTCGAAATGCTGCTCGTCGAGGCCATGCGTTCAACCACGTCGGGAAGCGCCCCACCAGGCCTGCTCCGTGGATTGGGCGATGAGCGATTGGCGGCCGCGTTGAAGCAGATGCATGCGCATATTGACCAGAGCTGGTCGGTTGCCCAACTTGCCACGATCGCTGCGTTATCGCGATCCAGCTTCTTTGAGCGATTCACGCGGACGGTCGGGGTCGCGCCGATGGAGTACCTGCTCTCGTGGCGTATGGAAATCGCGAAGGAACTCCTGCGTCGTGATGAATTGTCCGTTTCGGAGATAGCCGAACGCATCGGCTACGGCTCGACCAGTGCGTTCAGCGTGGCATTCACCAGGCATGTCGGGCAGCCACCCAGCCACTACGCGCGCGCAGTGTAA
- a CDS encoding SDR family oxidoreductase: MKTVLITGSSSGYGLETARHFLANGWKVIATMRTPRSDLLPASENLRVLPLDVTQPESIDRALEAAGPIDVLVNNAGIGLFGAFEATPMSTVREIFETNTFGVMAMCQAVIPQFRERRAGTIVNVTSSATLAPFPLVAVYTASKTAIEGFTASLEHELKALGVRVKLVEPGYGPSTSFTANGQQRMQGLITKPYEPVAHEVFAGFSQLSAVTAATDVAEGVWDAANDTSDRLHFPAGADAVALARAA; this comes from the coding sequence ATGAAGACTGTACTGATCACTGGTTCTTCGTCCGGCTATGGCCTGGAAACCGCCCGTCACTTCCTCGCAAACGGGTGGAAGGTCATCGCTACCATGCGGACCCCCCGGTCGGACCTGCTTCCAGCCTCGGAGAACCTGCGCGTCTTGCCGCTGGATGTCACGCAGCCCGAGAGCATCGACCGGGCCTTGGAGGCCGCTGGCCCCATCGATGTACTGGTGAACAATGCCGGCATCGGCCTGTTCGGTGCATTTGAAGCCACCCCCATGTCCACGGTGCGGGAGATCTTCGAGACCAACACGTTCGGCGTCATGGCGATGTGCCAGGCGGTGATCCCACAGTTCCGCGAACGCCGAGCCGGCACGATCGTCAATGTCACGTCCAGCGCGACGCTGGCCCCGTTCCCGTTGGTGGCCGTCTACACGGCCAGCAAGACCGCCATCGAAGGCTTCACGGCATCGCTGGAGCATGAACTCAAGGCGCTGGGCGTGCGGGTCAAGCTGGTCGAGCCCGGCTACGGACCTTCCACGAGCTTCACCGCCAACGGCCAGCAGCGCATGCAGGGCCTGATCACGAAGCCTTACGAGCCCGTCGCCCATGAAGTGTTCGCGGGATTCAGCCAGCTCTCCGCGGTGACGGCTGCGACGGATGTCGCCGAAGGCGTCTGGGATGCCGCCAACGACACCTCTGACCGGCTGCATTTCCCGGCGGGTGCCGACGCCGTTGCACTGGCGCGGGCTGCCTGA